Proteins encoded in a region of the Mesoflavibacter profundi genome:
- a CDS encoding CoA-binding protein: MKKKTLVLGASLNPTRYSNIAINRLVAKNIPTVAFGLKEGDVASVTIDTDLIDYQNIDTVTLYLNPTRQEAYYDYVVNLKPKRVIFNPGTENPEFYKILEENNIDYEIACTLVLLSTNQY; this comes from the coding sequence ATGAAGAAGAAAACTTTAGTGCTTGGCGCATCATTAAACCCAACACGTTATTCTAATATTGCTATTAATAGGTTAGTAGCCAAAAACATACCTACTGTAGCTTTTGGTTTAAAAGAAGGAGATGTTGCAAGTGTAACTATTGATACAGATTTAATAGATTATCAAAATATAGATACCGTAACACTATACTTAAATCCAACTAGACAAGAAGCGTATTATGATTATGTGGTTAATCTAAAACCAAAACGCGTAATTTTTAATCCAGGAACAGAAAATCCTGAATTCTATAAAATTTTAGAGGAAAACAATATAGATTATGAAATTGCTTGTACGTTAGTTTTGTTGTCTACTAATCAGTATTAA
- a CDS encoding glycosyltransferase family 2 protein, producing MKLSVIILNYNVRYFLELCLQSVEAAIQNLDAEIIVVDNKSSDESCTMVKQKFPNVKLIENSENLGFSKGNNIGVQHAKGEYLCILNPDTVVPEDCFTELFEFSEIKNDLGIFACRLIDGTGTYLPESKRNLPTPKVAIKKMLGNTKHYYANTVKQDSSGIVDILVGAFMMLKTDVYKQVNGFDEDYFMYGEDIDLSYKVLKQGYDNMYYGPIQVIHFKGESTLKDNVYAKRFYGAMQVFYKKHFNSNPFFNAIVSVGIQLAKLFNNNAVAENISVNNYVLISDKDYPELHNSLDKSILKTDKIDQFEPNTQVILDANYLSFKQIINCMSASKKNKNITFKILPKNSNFILGSNTSKHKGEVITF from the coding sequence TTGAAGCTGTCTGTTATCATACTCAACTACAACGTGCGTTATTTTTTAGAGCTTTGTTTGCAAAGTGTAGAAGCAGCAATCCAAAATTTAGATGCCGAAATTATTGTTGTAGATAACAAGTCTTCAGATGAAAGTTGTACAATGGTAAAGCAAAAATTTCCTAATGTAAAACTTATAGAAAATTCAGAAAATCTAGGTTTTTCCAAAGGAAATAATATTGGCGTACAACATGCAAAAGGCGAGTATTTATGTATACTAAATCCAGATACCGTTGTCCCTGAAGATTGCTTTACAGAATTGTTTGAATTTTCAGAAATTAAAAACGATTTAGGCATTTTTGCTTGTAGATTAATTGATGGAACTGGAACGTATTTGCCAGAAAGTAAGCGTAATTTGCCAACACCAAAAGTGGCAATTAAAAAAATGCTAGGTAATACCAAACACTATTATGCCAATACAGTAAAACAAGATTCTTCTGGAATAGTAGATATTTTAGTAGGCGCATTTATGATGCTTAAAACCGATGTTTATAAACAAGTAAATGGTTTTGACGAAGATTATTTTATGTACGGCGAAGATATAGATCTGTCTTACAAAGTCCTTAAACAAGGTTATGATAATATGTATTATGGACCAATACAAGTCATTCATTTTAAAGGAGAAAGCACTTTAAAAGATAATGTTTATGCAAAACGTTTTTATGGTGCAATGCAAGTGTTTTACAAAAAACATTTTAATAGTAATCCTTTCTTTAATGCAATTGTAAGCGTAGGAATACAATTGGCAAAACTATTTAATAATAACGCTGTCGCGGAAAACATTAGCGTAAATAATTATGTGTTAATTAGTGATAAAGATTATCCAGAATTACATAATTCTTTAGATAAGTCGATACTTAAAACAGATAAAATAGACCAATTTGAGCCAAATACACAGGTTATTTTGGATGCAAATTATTTAAGTTTCAAGCAGATAATAAATTGTATGTCTGCAAGCAAAAAAAATAAAAATATTACATTTAAAATTCTTCCAAAAAACTCTAATTTTATACTCGGAAGTAACACTTCAAAACATAAAGGAGAAGTGATTACATTTTAA
- a CDS encoding sodium:solute symporter, whose translation MSSSQIILLIAAYFGVLILISYFTGKKSGNDAFFKGNKQSPWYVVAFGMIGASLSGVTFISVPGWIEASQFSYMQVVFGYMLGYLVIGTVLLPLYYKMNLTSIYTYLEERFGNYAYKTGASFFLLSRIVGASFRLYLVANVLQLILFDDLGIQFWQTVTITVLLIWLYTFKSGIKTIVWTDTLQTLFMLIAVGVAIYFVSSEMDLGGQSIFAFVNDSELSKMFFFDDIKSANYFWKQFLSGAFIAIVMTGLDQDMMQKNLTCKTLKDAQKNMFWFTLVLTAVNFLFLSLGLLLTVYAQQNGIDAHKDDLFPILAKNHLGIGVFVFFLLGLIAAAYSSADSALTSLTTSFSIDILDIEKKHNAEKQVKIRKRIHVMISLLLILVIIAFKYIIKDESVISKLFVFAGYTYGPLLGLYAFGLFTKWHVKDKFIPIIAILSPILSYIISVNSLKWFGFEFGFFILILNGFLTFLGLLFIIKHQKQ comes from the coding sequence ATGTCGTCTTCTCAAATCATTTTACTAATTGCAGCCTATTTTGGCGTACTAATTTTAATTTCTTATTTCACCGGAAAAAAATCTGGAAACGATGCGTTTTTTAAAGGTAATAAACAATCACCTTGGTATGTTGTCGCTTTTGGAATGATTGGCGCTTCATTATCTGGTGTAACATTTATATCTGTTCCTGGTTGGATTGAAGCATCGCAATTTAGCTACATGCAAGTAGTTTTTGGTTATATGTTAGGCTACTTGGTAATAGGTACAGTCTTATTACCTCTGTACTACAAGATGAATTTAACGTCTATTTACACCTATTTAGAAGAACGTTTTGGAAATTACGCTTACAAAACAGGCGCATCTTTTTTCTTATTATCTCGAATTGTAGGCGCTAGTTTTAGATTGTATTTAGTTGCTAATGTATTACAACTTATTTTATTTGATGATTTAGGTATTCAGTTTTGGCAAACAGTAACAATTACAGTGCTTTTAATTTGGCTATACACATTTAAATCTGGTATAAAAACGATTGTTTGGACCGATACTTTACAAACGCTTTTTATGCTAATTGCTGTTGGAGTTGCTATCTATTTTGTAAGTTCTGAAATGGATTTAGGCGGACAAAGTATTTTTGCTTTTGTTAATGATAGCGAACTAAGTAAAATGTTCTTTTTTGATGATATAAAATCTGCTAATTACTTCTGGAAACAATTTTTATCTGGTGCATTTATAGCTATTGTCATGACTGGTTTAGATCAAGATATGATGCAAAAAAACCTTACTTGCAAAACGTTAAAAGACGCACAAAAAAACATGTTTTGGTTTACGCTTGTGTTAACAGCAGTCAACTTTTTATTTTTAAGTTTGGGATTACTTTTAACAGTTTACGCACAACAAAACGGTATTGATGCGCACAAGGATGATTTATTCCCAATTCTGGCTAAAAACCATTTAGGAATTGGTGTTTTTGTATTTTTCTTATTAGGATTAATTGCTGCAGCTTACAGTAGTGCAGATAGTGCTTTAACGTCTTTAACCACATCTTTTAGTATTGATATTTTAGACATCGAAAAAAAGCACAATGCAGAAAAACAGGTTAAAATAAGAAAGCGAATTCACGTCATGATTTCGTTACTACTTATCTTAGTTATTATAGCATTTAAATACATTATTAAAGATGAAAGTGTAATTTCTAAACTCTTTGTTTTTGCTGGATACACTTACGGTCCACTACTCGGGCTTTATGCTTTTGGATTATTTACCAAATGGCATGTTAAGGATAAATTTATTCCAATAATTGCCATTTTATCTCCTATTCTATCTTACATTATTAGTGTAAACAGCTTAAAATGGTTTGGTTTTGAGTTTGGTTTCTTTATTTTAATATTAAATGGGTTTTTAACGTTTTTAGGACTATTATTCATAATAAAACATCAAAAACAATAA
- a CDS encoding VCBS repeat-containing protein: MRLIKRFFFLSLLIVLSSCNKQNTTKNISQKEFLLDEISPEESGITFKNLIAEDINHSIINYIYFYNGSGVAAGDINNDGLTDLYFASNQNRNKLYLNKGDFKFEDISDKANINSNSSWNTGVTMVDINNDGFLDIYVCSVSGLLDFTGHNELFINNGDGTFTEKSKEYGLDFKGYSTQAYFFDYDKDSDLDVYIVNHAIHTTISHGSASVRNERTPLVGDVLLKNDNGKFVDASEDAKIFGGANGYGLSASIADFNNDGWDDIYVCNDFHEDDYYYINQKDGTFKEQLNDAFASTSRFSMGSDAADINRDGLQDIITLDMLPKDEKVIKETEGDEAMLNKQTQLRNLGYKNQYSRNMLQINSDNGNYFYDTAIINNLEDTDWSWGPLIADFDNDGHQDIFIANGILRRPNGLDFRKYVANAFRNRSRSAGLEWLYNSINEMPRGDIPNEIFKGNSESFEVKTGEWIEKKPSLSNGATYADLDNDGDLDIITNNLNTYPTIYKNNSNNNYIAFKPNYLDQNKEGIGTTFTLYYDNVSVKKQVHKSRGFLSSTSNSIHFGLNQLKQVDSVVIVWPNLKVQTIKNPDINKLHNINYDSINSVEFSSIYKKPEITKIFFKQNIINFEPKEDSYNDFYVDKLIPYKTSTISPAIAIADLDNNGYEDVFLGNSSGQQAKLLFNNGKSFKESNTFFEDKDFEDNCAAFIDFDNDGDLDLYVGTGINNNRDVKLEKDRFYINTNNKFIKSDIIPENKLNTSTVIPYDYDQDGDTDLFIGNFSSTRKFGDNVTSYLLNNNGQGKFTIDNQLKLESKVTSAKWEDINNDGIKDLIVSCHWDNPKLYINNAGKFNLLDLKSNLNGLWQTISTFDIDQDGDLDILLGNWGKNTRFNASEKKPLHMYFSDFDNNNVDEAIIAYNINDKYYPLNSKDELASQMNFISNKYVEHTDFSLKTVEEIFSAQSIQKAKLFKVHTLESGVLYNDNGNFTNFKPFPYKLQLAPINSFLNLELGNENYVIVGGNLESLTTYHGAYTSLKGYMFNNLDNIQDLSKLGVDIFSKEIKSLNKISTKTSDYLIVLAKNSPIKTYKINTD; encoded by the coding sequence ATGCGTTTAATAAAAAGATTTTTCTTTTTAAGCCTATTAATTGTTTTAAGTAGCTGTAATAAACAAAATACAACCAAAAATATCTCCCAAAAAGAATTTTTATTAGATGAAATTTCTCCCGAAGAAAGTGGAATAACTTTTAAAAATTTAATAGCTGAAGACATAAACCACAGCATAATAAACTATATATATTTTTATAACGGAAGCGGTGTTGCTGCAGGAGATATAAATAATGATGGTTTAACAGATCTTTACTTTGCTTCTAACCAGAATAGAAATAAACTTTATCTTAATAAGGGTGATTTTAAATTTGAAGACATCTCAGATAAAGCCAATATAAACAGTAATTCTAGTTGGAATACAGGTGTAACAATGGTTGATATAAATAATGATGGCTTTCTTGATATTTACGTATGTTCCGTTTCTGGATTATTAGATTTTACAGGTCATAATGAATTATTTATTAATAATGGTGATGGCACATTTACAGAAAAATCAAAAGAATACGGTTTAGATTTTAAAGGATATTCTACTCAAGCTTACTTTTTTGATTATGATAAAGATTCTGATCTTGATGTTTACATAGTCAATCATGCTATACATACTACAATATCTCATGGTTCTGCAAGCGTTAGAAACGAAAGAACACCTTTAGTTGGAGATGTCTTACTTAAAAATGATAACGGTAAATTTGTTGATGCCAGCGAAGATGCTAAAATTTTTGGCGGAGCAAATGGATATGGGTTAAGCGCTAGTATTGCAGACTTTAATAATGACGGATGGGATGATATATATGTATGCAACGATTTTCATGAAGATGATTATTACTATATAAATCAAAAAGATGGTACTTTTAAAGAGCAACTTAACGACGCTTTTGCTTCTACAAGTAGATTCTCTATGGGTAGCGATGCTGCAGATATTAATAGAGATGGCTTACAAGATATAATTACCTTAGACATGCTTCCTAAAGATGAAAAAGTTATAAAAGAAACAGAAGGTGATGAAGCAATGCTAAATAAACAAACCCAGTTAAGAAATTTAGGGTATAAAAATCAATATTCTAGAAACATGCTTCAAATAAATAGTGATAATGGTAATTACTTTTATGACACTGCAATTATAAATAATCTAGAAGATACCGACTGGAGTTGGGGACCACTTATTGCAGATTTTGATAATGACGGACATCAAGATATTTTTATAGCAAATGGAATTCTAAGAAGACCTAATGGTTTAGATTTTAGAAAATATGTTGCAAATGCATTTAGAAATAGGTCAAGAAGTGCAGGATTAGAATGGTTATACAATTCTATTAATGAAATGCCTAGAGGCGATATTCCTAATGAAATATTTAAAGGAAACTCAGAATCTTTCGAAGTAAAAACTGGCGAATGGATAGAAAAAAAACCTTCACTATCCAACGGAGCTACCTATGCAGACCTTGATAACGATGGAGATTTAGATATTATTACAAATAATCTAAATACTTATCCTACTATTTATAAAAACAATTCCAACAACAATTATATAGCTTTTAAACCAAACTATTTAGACCAAAACAAAGAAGGAATTGGAACGACTTTTACCCTGTATTATGATAACGTTTCTGTAAAAAAGCAAGTTCATAAATCTAGAGGTTTTCTATCATCAACTAGTAATTCTATTCACTTTGGTCTAAATCAATTAAAACAAGTAGATTCAGTAGTAATAGTATGGCCTAATTTAAAAGTTCAAACCATAAAAAACCCTGATATTAACAAGTTACACAATATAAACTACGATTCAATTAATAGTGTTGAGTTTTCATCTATTTATAAAAAACCTGAAATAACTAAAATATTCTTTAAACAAAACATTATAAATTTTGAACCTAAAGAAGATAGCTATAACGACTTTTATGTAGACAAACTTATTCCGTATAAAACATCTACAATTAGTCCTGCTATTGCAATAGCAGATTTAGACAACAATGGATATGAAGATGTTTTTTTAGGTAATTCTTCAGGTCAACAAGCTAAATTGTTATTTAATAACGGGAAATCTTTTAAAGAATCTAATACATTTTTTGAAGACAAAGATTTTGAAGATAATTGTGCTGCTTTTATAGACTTTGACAATGATGGCGACTTGGATTTATACGTTGGAACTGGAATTAACAACAATAGAGATGTAAAATTAGAAAAAGACAGGTTTTACATTAACACAAATAATAAATTTATAAAAAGTGATATTATTCCAGAAAACAAATTAAACACATCCACAGTTATACCTTACGATTATGATCAAGATGGTGATACTGATTTATTTATAGGCAACTTTTCTTCCACAAGAAAATTTGGAGACAATGTAACCTCTTATCTATTAAACAACAATGGACAAGGAAAATTTACAATAGACAACCAGCTAAAATTAGAATCTAAAGTTACAAGCGCTAAATGGGAAGATATAAATAATGATGGAATAAAAGATTTAATTGTATCCTGTCATTGGGACAACCCAAAATTATACATTAACAACGCGGGGAAATTTAATCTTTTAGATTTAAAAAGTAATCTAAATGGTTTGTGGCAAACAATTTCAACATTCGATATAGACCAAGATGGCGATTTAGATATTTTACTAGGAAATTGGGGTAAAAACACAAGATTTAATGCTTCTGAAAAAAAACCTCTTCATATGTATTTTTCAGATTTTGATAATAACAATGTAGACGAAGCCATTATTGCATATAATATTAATGACAAATATTACCCATTAAATTCTAAGGACGAACTTGCTTCTCAAATGAATTTCATAAGTAATAAATATGTAGAACATACAGATTTCTCCTTAAAAACAGTTGAAGAAATTTTTTCAGCTCAAAGCATCCAAAAAGCAAAACTTTTTAAAGTTCATACTTTAGAATCTGGTGTTTTATATAATGACAACGGAAACTTTACAAATTTTAAACCTTTTCCTTATAAATTACAACTTGCTCCTATTAACTCTTTTTTAAATTTAGAATTAGGTAATGAAAACTATGTTATAGTTGGAGGTAATTTAGAAAGTCTAACTACATATCATGGTGCTTACACCTCATTAAAAGGGTATATGTTTAACAACTTAGATAATATACAAGACTTATCTAAACTTGGCGTAGACATATTTAGCAAAGAGATAAAATCTTTAAACAAAATATCTACCAAAACTTCTGATTACCTAATAGTTTTAGCAAAAAATTCTCCTATAAAAACTTATAAAATTAATACTGATTAG
- a CDS encoding outer membrane beta-barrel family protein — translation MKKILTIVMLLVAFSINAQDNSKPKIGSVSGKVLDANLQQSLPYVNIVIKDTNNTIITGGITNDDGTFTVNQIPVGKSIVSIEFLGYQTESKNIEISNSNKNINLGTINLKESAESLDEVTIVAETSTIQQKIDRKVITVGKDLQTAGATASDIMNNIPSVNVDQQSGNISLRGNENVRVMVDGKLSNVPIAQLLKQIPSTAIKSIELITNPSAKYNPEGMSGIINIKLHKNTQLGFNGNLNLGLTKEVYAKFNSSLDLNYRNGKFNFYGSYGNNIGKYDNFGYINQLNDNSRQDFNFYNNNKSHLFKVGVDYYLNDNNTLSFFTNQNIYDGNGTGTTNLSFPDQNLYQTQIFGNVSENNSNQYNFVYKHIFKNEDETLDIEVDYNDFNQDEIANFNYINFSFPENYQDHVDTQRNQTTINVDYVKPINEKTKLEVGAEARLFTTDLGYSSTGQTFSSTGTIIPTPSTAFDYKRDIFSAYVTFGKTISEKWSYQVGARAEQVNVDAEALNLFADGTNQNLPFTNDYFQVYPSAFVSYTASEKNSYQVSLSRRVDRPGLQQVNPIREWSTPRVSSYGNTQLLPQFTNSAEVNYTRQLNKGNITAGVFYRLIEDNISRYVFVDRTDVTSGNSILSYDNFDNTSAYGIELSSNYRPTKWWNFNASFDLYSQSQTGITEFIDSNDLSTATVDDIKTQTTEVQNLVWNFRMFNNFKATKNLSVSLFAMYRGEEKGVQMTRKPMYFVNTGLRYSFLEQNRATISFNYSDIFNTMRFEFEGDTPYPSEGQFNWESNTWNVALSYRFGGGKYRALQRKQRDDNESSGGGGFM, via the coding sequence ATGAAAAAAATTCTAACCATTGTTATGCTATTGGTAGCCTTTAGCATAAACGCTCAAGACAACTCTAAACCCAAAATTGGTAGTGTTTCCGGTAAAGTTTTAGACGCAAATTTACAACAATCCTTACCATACGTAAACATTGTAATTAAAGACACTAACAACACAATTATTACTGGAGGCATTACAAACGATGATGGTACATTTACAGTAAATCAAATTCCGGTAGGAAAATCTATTGTAAGCATCGAGTTTTTAGGGTATCAAACCGAAAGTAAAAACATTGAAATCTCTAATAGCAACAAAAACATCAATCTTGGCACTATTAATTTAAAAGAATCTGCTGAAAGTCTGGACGAAGTGACTATTGTTGCAGAAACCTCAACCATACAACAAAAAATAGACAGAAAAGTAATCACTGTAGGTAAAGATTTACAAACTGCAGGTGCAACAGCAAGTGACATTATGAATAATATTCCTTCTGTAAATGTAGATCAGCAATCTGGAAATATTAGCTTACGCGGTAACGAAAACGTGCGTGTTATGGTAGACGGAAAATTATCTAACGTGCCAATCGCTCAATTATTAAAACAAATTCCTTCAACAGCAATTAAAAGTATCGAGTTAATCACTAATCCTTCAGCAAAATATAATCCAGAAGGAATGAGTGGAATTATTAATATCAAGCTACATAAAAACACACAACTAGGCTTTAATGGTAACTTAAACCTTGGATTAACTAAAGAAGTGTATGCAAAATTTAACAGCTCTTTAGATTTAAATTATCGCAACGGAAAATTTAACTTTTATGGAAGCTATGGTAATAATATTGGTAAATATGATAATTTTGGATACATCAACCAATTAAACGATAATTCTAGACAAGACTTTAATTTTTACAACAATAACAAATCTCATCTTTTTAAAGTTGGAGTAGATTATTATTTAAACGATAATAACACATTATCTTTTTTTACCAATCAAAATATTTACGATGGTAATGGTACAGGAACAACCAATTTAAGCTTTCCGGATCAAAACTTATATCAAACACAAATCTTTGGTAATGTTTCAGAAAATAACTCAAACCAATACAATTTTGTTTACAAGCATATTTTTAAAAATGAAGACGAAACTTTAGATATCGAAGTTGATTATAACGATTTTAATCAAGATGAAATTGCTAATTTTAATTACATAAATTTTTCATTTCCAGAAAACTACCAAGACCATGTTGATACACAAAGAAATCAAACGACAATAAACGTAGATTATGTTAAACCAATAAACGAAAAAACTAAATTAGAAGTTGGTGCAGAAGCAAGATTATTTACTACAGATTTAGGATATAGTTCTACAGGACAAACATTTTCTAGCACAGGTACAATTATCCCAACACCAAGTACAGCTTTTGATTATAAAAGAGATATTTTTTCAGCATATGTTACCTTTGGAAAAACTATTAGTGAAAAATGGAGCTACCAAGTTGGCGCCAGAGCAGAACAAGTAAATGTAGATGCAGAAGCTTTAAATCTATTTGCAGATGGTACTAATCAAAACCTACCTTTTACAAACGATTATTTTCAAGTGTATCCTTCTGCATTTGTATCGTATACTGCTTCAGAAAAAAATTCTTATCAAGTAAGCTTAAGCAGACGTGTAGATAGACCTGGATTACAACAAGTAAATCCAATTAGAGAATGGAGCACGCCAAGAGTTTCTTCTTATGGTAACACACAACTTTTACCTCAATTTACTAATTCTGCAGAGGTTAATTACACAAGACAATTAAACAAAGGAAACATTACAGCTGGTGTATTTTACAGACTAATAGAAGATAACATTAGTCGTTATGTCTTTGTAGACAGAACAGATGTCACTTCAGGAAACTCTATTTTATCTTACGATAATTTTGATAACACTTCTGCTTACGGTATAGAGCTTTCTAGTAATTACAGACCAACAAAATGGTGGAATTTTAATGCTAGTTTCGATCTATATTCACAGTCTCAAACTGGTATCACAGAATTTATTGATAGTAACGATTTAAGCACTGCTACAGTAGACGATATTAAGACTCAAACTACCGAAGTTCAAAACTTAGTTTGGAATTTCAGAATGTTTAACAACTTTAAAGCTACTAAAAATTTAAGTGTCTCACTATTTGCAATGTATCGCGGAGAAGAAAAGGGTGTGCAAATGACTAGAAAGCCAATGTATTTTGTAAATACTGGTTTACGCTATAGCTTTTTAGAACAAAATAGAGCTACAATTAGTTTTAATTATAGTGACATTTTTAACACCATGAGATTTGAATTTGAAGGTGATACACCTTATCCTTCAGAAGGACAATTTAATTGGGAAAGTAACACATGGAATGTGGCTTTATCTTATAGATTTGGTGGCGGAAAATACCGCGCTCTACAACGTAAACAACGTGATGACAACGAATCTTCTGGTGGCGGCGGATTTATGTAA
- a CDS encoding 3-oxoacyl-ACP synthase III family protein gives MYNSKIIGIGKYVPDNVVTNQDLSKFMDTSDEWITERTGIKERRWVTPGSDDTTATMGVKAAKQAIERSGLDKDDIDFIIFATLSPDMYFPGPGVQVQHALDIKTVGALDVRNQCSGFIYALSVADNFIKTGMYKNILVIGSELHSHGLDKTTRGRGVSVIFGDGAGAVVVSREEDTNKGILSTHLHSQGEHAEELVVKAPGMGTRWVTDIIADNDENDESYFPYMNGQFVFKNAVVRFSEVIMEGLMKNNLQKENIDMLIPHQANLRIAQFIQKKFGLTDDQVFNNIMRYGNTTAASIPLALCEAWEEGKINEGDTVVLAAFGSGFTWGSVIIKW, from the coding sequence ATGTACAACTCAAAAATTATTGGAATTGGTAAGTATGTACCAGATAATGTGGTTACTAACCAAGATCTATCCAAGTTTATGGATACTAGTGACGAGTGGATTACTGAGCGTACTGGTATTAAAGAAAGACGATGGGTTACTCCAGGTAGCGACGATACTACAGCTACAATGGGCGTAAAAGCAGCAAAACAAGCTATAGAACGCTCTGGTTTAGATAAAGACGATATAGATTTTATCATTTTTGCAACCTTAAGTCCAGATATGTATTTTCCTGGTCCAGGCGTACAAGTACAACATGCTTTAGATATTAAAACTGTTGGCGCATTAGATGTACGTAACCAATGTTCTGGTTTTATATATGCTTTATCTGTAGCAGATAATTTTATTAAAACAGGTATGTATAAAAACATACTTGTAATTGGTAGTGAGTTACATTCGCACGGATTAGATAAAACTACAAGAGGAAGAGGCGTATCTGTTATTTTTGGCGATGGCGCAGGCGCAGTTGTAGTGAGTAGAGAAGAGGATACTAATAAAGGAATTTTATCTACACATTTACACAGTCAAGGTGAACACGCAGAAGAATTGGTGGTAAAAGCACCAGGTATGGGAACACGTTGGGTAACCGATATTATTGCTGATAATGATGAAAATGATGAAAGTTACTTCCCTTACATGAACGGACAATTTGTATTTAAGAACGCTGTTGTACGTTTTAGTGAAGTTATTATGGAAGGATTAATGAAAAATAATCTTCAAAAAGAAAATATTGATATGTTAATTCCGCATCAAGCAAATTTACGTATAGCTCAATTTATTCAAAAGAAATTTGGACTAACAGATGATCAAGTTTTTAATAATATTATGAGATACGGTAACACAACTGCAGCATCAATTCCTTTAGCATTATGCGAAGCTTGGGAAGAAGGTAAAATTAACGAAGGTGATACAGTAGTATTAGCCGCTTTTGGAAGTGGATTTACTTGGGGAAGCGTTATTATTAAATGGTAA
- the recR gene encoding recombination mediator RecR gives MEFSSKLLENAVNQISQLPGIGKRTALRLALHLLRQPKENTHKLSLALETMVNDLKLCKSCHNISDNDLCDICANPLRKTDVICVVEDIRDVMAIENTASHKGLYHVLGGKISPMDGVGPHDLNISSLVEKVKNGSVKELIFALSPTMEGDTTNFYIYKQIKEFEVETSTIARGISVGDELEYADEITLGRSILNRIPFENSLKL, from the coding sequence ATGGAATTCTCTTCAAAACTATTAGAAAATGCAGTCAATCAAATCTCGCAATTACCAGGTATTGGTAAGCGTACTGCATTGCGATTGGCTTTACATTTATTGCGTCAACCAAAAGAGAATACGCATAAACTTAGTCTTGCTTTAGAGACTATGGTTAACGATTTAAAACTATGTAAATCCTGTCATAATATAAGCGATAACGATTTGTGCGATATTTGTGCAAACCCACTAAGAAAAACAGATGTTATCTGTGTTGTAGAAGATATTAGAGATGTTATGGCAATAGAAAATACAGCGTCTCACAAAGGATTGTACCATGTTCTTGGCGGAAAAATTTCACCAATGGATGGTGTTGGACCGCATGATTTAAACATTTCTAGTTTAGTTGAAAAGGTGAAAAACGGTAGCGTTAAAGAACTTATTTTTGCATTGAGTCCAACTATGGAAGGCGATACCACAAATTTCTACATTTACAAGCAGATTAAAGAATTTGAAGTAGAAACTTCTACAATTGCACGCGGAATATCGGTTGGTGACGAGCTAGAATACGCAGACGAAATCACGCTTGGAAGAAGTATTTTAAACCGAATTCCTTTTGAAAACTCTTTAAAATTATAG